TTTCCTTCATACAGGGCCCCCTTTAATTTTTTGGACTGACGTGGTGTTTCTGACAGTTGCAGTCCCCAATAAATAAAAATACTCACAATGCCCGGAATAACGTAATACACGACTCTATAAATAAGCGTAGCCATCAAGGCTGCATCCCAATCAATCCCCATCTGCGAAAAAACGGCCGTCATGGCTAGTTCCATCGCTCCGAGTCCGCCGGGAAGTACGGGAATCAGGGTGGTCACCATACCTACGGCAAAGCCCGTCACCAAACCGGCCGCAGACACATGCACTCCCACCGCACAAAAAGCAAAGTATAAAACCAAAATGGTAAATAACCAATCGGCACACACATACAAAATGGCACCCGTCAATTTCTTCTTTTTCTTGTGAATCAAATTAATTCCCTCATCTAACTGATCAACAAAGGTATCATAACGACCTTTGGGGATTAAAGCACGAAAAAGATGAAACAAAACTTTGTTGATTAAGCGGAAAATACGACGCACCCATTTAGAACGCCACTCGTTGTTAAACAAGAAAGCCGTAATACACACACATATAGCGCACATAACAACAATTATCAGTACATTTTTCAAAATTTGCATAGTTGTAGCGGAAGAATTAAAAAACATCAACACCGACCCTTGCAAAATAATTACCGCCAACACGAAATACAACAATACACTGATAACAATACTTGCAGTCACACACATGCCAAACGGCACTCGACGACGATTAAGCAAATGTGCGCGCAACGCAAAACCGCTGACCCCAAAACTAGACACCACGTAATTAACCGTCGTAGACACTAGGGCAATACCAATGGCGGCCCCTTTATTGATACGGCGCCCCATAATGCGTAATACTTCATACAGACTAAGGCCCATAGCCACATAAATCATCATGGCAGAGGCTAAGGATAGGAAAAGATATTTGGTTTGGACTTGTTGCCAAATTTTAACAAAACTGTCTTTGGCCTGATAAACCAATAACGTAATAATCCCCAAGGAGAGGATAATCCCCAACGTATAAACCCAAAATTTAATGCTTTTTTTCATAATCAAAAATATTCGCGCGCACGCGCGCAATAAGGCTTTCATAAATTATATAATTTATTTCCTAACAATTTAACAAAAAAACGGCATTATCGCAAGCAAAAAGAGTTTTCTATGAAAAGCATTAAAGTAATCGGAGCCAAAGGGCATAATTTAAAAAATATTACGGTAGAAATACCCAAAGAAAAAATGGTTGTAGTGACAGGTCTTTCCGGCAGCGGAAAAAGTTCGTTGGCATTTGACACTATTTATGCAGAAGGACAACGCCGCTACGTAGAAAGTATGTCTGCCTATGCTCGGCAATTTTTAGAACTGATGGAAAAGCCCGATGTGGAGCATATTGCCGGCCTTTCTCCGGCCATCTCCATAGAGCAGAGGAACCCTTCTAAAAACCCGCGCTCCACCGTAGCCACTGTGACGGAAATATACGACTATTTGCGTTTATTATTTGCCCGCATCGGTCAACGCCATTGCCCCCAATGCGGCAGACCTGTGCAAAGTTGGTCCGTACAAGCCATTACTGCTGATATTTTAAAAAAATTCGAAGACAAAACCGTTTATATTTTTTCTCCCATTGTGCGAGGCAGAGCAGGCACCTACGAAGAACTGTTTGCCAAACTAAAAAAAGAAGGTTTTGTCAAAGTGCGCGTTAACGGCATTATTTGCACACTGGATACGATCCCCACTTTAGAACGCTACAAAAAACATACTATTGAACTATTGGCCGATGAAATTTATGTAGAAGAATTTGAACGGGAAAGAATCGTGGAGTCTTTGGAGTTGGCATTAAGATATTCCAAAGGATTAGTTTCGGTGGAAGAAAGTGAAGGGAACAAACCTTTTGCTTTTACTTATAGCGAAAATAATGCCTGCGCCCATTGTGGTATTGGGTTTAGTGAATTGGAACCGCGCTTATTTTCATTCAATTCTCCTTACGGAGCCTGCCCTGAATGCAATGGATTAGGTATTAAAATAGAAATTGCCGAAGATTTAGTCGTGCCGGATACATCCCTTTCCATAAATCAAGGAGCCATCGTTGCATGGGACAACCCCGTCACTACGCGTACACACCGATGGAAAAATTCTTGGAGTGAATATTATTACGACATCTTAAAACAAGTTTGCCGCCAAGCCAAAATCAATATGAATATTGCATGGAACCAATTGCCTCAAGCACAACGGGATCTGCTTTTATACGGAACGGGCGGGGCTCAATATACTTCCGTCATTTCAGGCAACAGCCAAGATTTTGAAGGTGTCATCACCAATTTAAAGCGTCGCCATGATGAAAGCGAAAGCGACTTTGTAAAAGAAGAAGTTTACAACCGATTTATGCGCGAAATTACTTGCCCCGTTTGTGAAGGAAAACGCTTAAAACAGGAGGCTTTATCCGTATATATCGGCGGAAAAAACATTGCTCAAATCGTGGCGATGCAAGTTTCGGCGGCGAAGGAATTTTTTGACTGTCTGCAATTAAATGATAAAGAAAAAACGATTGCCAAAGATGTGCTGAAAGAAATCAAGGCCCGTTTGGATTTTTTAAACAGCGTAGGGCTAAGTTATTTGACGTTAGAACGCAAAAGCCAAACACTTTCCGGCGGGGAAGCCCAGCGCATTCACTTGGCCACCCAAATCGGATCCGGACTAACGGGAGTTTTGTATGTACTAGACGAACCTACCATCGGCCTGCACTCGCGCGATAATGACCGTCTGATTGCCACCTTAAAAGATTTGCGGGATCTGGACAACACACTTATTATCGTAGAACATGACAAAGATACCATTTTGGCCTCCGATTGGGTGGTGGAATTGGGCCCCGCTGCCGGAGAGCATGGCGGAGAAGTAGTCAGTCAAGGGCCTACAGCTGAGTTTTTAAAGGATTCTAAATCCCTCACCGCCTCCTACCTTAACGGTACTCGTTGTATTTTACCCCCAGAAACCTTGCGCTGCGGCACCGGAAAATATATTGAAATTTTGGGAGCTCAGCAATTTAACCTTAAAAACATTGATGTCAAAATTCCGTTAGGCAAAATGATCTGCGTGACGGGGGTATCCGGCTCGGGCAAGAGTACACTCGTACATCAAATTTTATACAAATCCCTCGCTCAAAAGTTTTATCATGCCAAAGAAGTGGCCGGCAAACACAAAACCATAAAAGGGCTGGAAAATATAGATAAAGTAATTATCGTTGATCAAAGCCCCATCGGCAAAACACCGCGCTCTAATCCGGCCACCTATATCGGCCTGTTTACCCATATTCGCGAACTCTTTGCCGAGATGCCGCAAGCCAAACGACGCGGCTATAAAGCGGGTAGGTTTTCTTTTAACGTAAAAGGAGGCCGCTGCGAAAAATGTCAGGGAGACGGTATCTTAAAAATACAAATGCAATTTTTACCGGATATTTACGTACGTTGTGAAGAATGCAACGGCAAGCGATTTAATGAAGACACTTTACAAGTGACATTCAAAGGTAAAAATATTGCAGACGTATTAGAAATGAGCGTTTCGCAGGCATTAGAATTTTTTGACTCTATTCCCAAAATTAAGCGCTATTTACAAACCCTGCAAGATGTAGGATTAGGATATATCAAGTTGGGGCAAGCGGCCACCACTTTATCCGGCGGAGAAGCCCAACGTGTCAAATTGGCAGATGAACTCTCTCGCAAAGGGACCGGTAAAACTTTGTACATTTTAGATGAGCCTACTACCGGCCTGCATTTTGCTGATATTGATAAACTTCTACACGTCTTACATGGCTTGGCAGATAAAGGAAATACGGTACTGATTATTGAGCATAATTTAGACGTCATTAAAACTGCCGATTGGTTGATAGACTTAGGACCTGAAGGTGGAGATAAAGGCGGAATGATTGTGGCGGAAGGAACCCCCTATCAAGTGGCACAGAACCCTCATTCCTATACAGGACAATACCTCAAAACAGAACTAAACGAAGTGGCCGCATTTCGTAAGGCTAACGGCTTACCGCCGGCCACAGGCAAAACGGCTAAAATAAAAACAAAAGAAACAGAAACCAAAAAACAGAAGAAAAAATCTTCCTCCCAAAAATAATACTAAAGGCCGCTGTTGTACACGCGGCCTTTTCTAACCCTAAATACTAGCAGACAAAAACGTTCCCCCCTGTTATACTGATAGTATAGATTAGCCGCATAGGGGGAATGTATGCATGCAAGTATATGGAAGCGTTTTTGGGCATTTGTCATAGATGTCTTGATATTTGCCATACTTTTTTGGATATTGGCACAGTTGATTGATAATTTCACGCTGTCTTTGCTGATGTTGGTGATTATCTGGCTCTATTATGCCCTGTTGGAAAGTTCGCCGCAGCAGGCTAGTTTGGGCAAACAACTTTTGGGTCTAAAAGTAGTGGATAAGCGTGGCCAGCGTTTGAGTTTTGGAAAAGCCACCAAGCGCTTATTTTCCCGTTTGGTGACTAATTTTACTTTTTACTTTGGCTTTTTTTCCGCAGCCTTTGATAAGCAAAACCAAACATTGCATGACCGATTAAGTAAAAGTTTGGTGGTAGAAAAAGATACTCCGTTTGATCCGGACCATTACGTAGAAGAAGACGAACCGGTACTTACGTTAGTGACGGTGATATCGGTCTTATTGGCAGTGGTATTTGTTTCTTTGTTGGTATGGTGGGTGGTACTACCGCAATATCAAAACTTCCACGAAAAGGTGAGTTTAGCACCCATGAGCGATAACCTAAAATAAATCCTAAACAAAAAAATCCCGCTCCTAAGAGCGGGATTTTTTATATTTCAAAAGTAATTCGTGTTCCGTCAACTTCTATTTCTTTACCACCTAAGGCCATGCATAATTCTTGTCCTTTGGTATTATCCCCGCTACAAAGATGTTTATTTCTATAATTTTCTACATGATAAAAAGGGCCTGCAAACGTAATATGGTATTCATATTCAGAGTTTATTCTCCAAGCATATGGGTTGGCACAACCGCCTTCATCACAGATATATTCAAAATTCTTTCCAGTACATATTGTGTTATCTCCGCAATCCATCCCCGACAGAGAAATTGCCAACTCATCAAAACCACACATGATCTCACCAGGGTTGCAACCCCCTTTTTCCAAACAACACACGTTGGCAGCATCTTGTATATTTTTTAATAAAGTCATGGCTTCGCTCGTACGGGTTTTTTCCACTGCTTTTTGATATTTGGGTAATGCTACTGCAGATAAAATACCGATAATCAACACAACCACCAATAGTTCAATCAAAGTAAAACCTTTTTTCATAATCCCTACTCCTTTCATAATATCTCGATAAGACTATTAAACAAAAAAACCGAGTCAACTTTCTATTTTTTTCCCAACGAAAAAACAACCAAAAAAAGAAGTTTTCCTTTCCTTGCCGTTTTCCGCCGATATTTAAAAGGCCGATAAAAACTCGTTTTTAGGAGTCTTCTGTTTTGTGTGGGTGCGTGCTCTTAACCACGAGTTCACAAAATTGCCTAAAAACAGGTGTTTTTATATTTTATCGGATAGCAGCAGACTTTCTTTTTCAGCAATGAGAAAAAGTAAGGAAAAATCCCGCTCCTAAGAGCGGGATTTTTTGATTTAAATCTTATTCTACTACCAAAACTGATCTTCCGTCTTTTTCTTCTGCATAAGGATCGGTGGTTTGCTTACCGTCTACTATATATAAAAATTTATATGTTCCGGGAGAGATGGAAAGTGTCGTTTCCCAATAGCCGTCCTTTTTCTTCAAGGCGCGGGGTTTGGCCA
Above is a window of Elusimicrobiaceae bacterium DNA encoding:
- a CDS encoding flippase-like domain-containing protein, which codes for MKKSIKFWVYTLGIILSLGIITLLVYQAKDSFVKIWQQVQTKYLFLSLASAMMIYVAMGLSLYEVLRIMGRRINKGAAIGIALVSTTVNYVVSSFGVSGFALRAHLLNRRRVPFGMCVTASIVISVLLYFVLAVIILQGSVLMFFNSSATTMQILKNVLIIVVMCAICVCITAFLFNNEWRSKWVRRIFRLINKVLFHLFRALIPKGRYDTFVDQLDEGINLIHKKKKKLTGAILYVCADWLFTILVLYFAFCAVGVHVSAAGLVTGFAVGMVTTLIPVLPGGLGAMELAMTAVFSQMGIDWDAALMATLIYRVVYYVIPGIVSIFIYWGLQLSETPRQSKKLKGALYEGKNG
- the uvrA gene encoding excinuclease ABC subunit UvrA; translation: MKSIKVIGAKGHNLKNITVEIPKEKMVVVTGLSGSGKSSLAFDTIYAEGQRRYVESMSAYARQFLELMEKPDVEHIAGLSPAISIEQRNPSKNPRSTVATVTEIYDYLRLLFARIGQRHCPQCGRPVQSWSVQAITADILKKFEDKTVYIFSPIVRGRAGTYEELFAKLKKEGFVKVRVNGIICTLDTIPTLERYKKHTIELLADEIYVEEFERERIVESLELALRYSKGLVSVEESEGNKPFAFTYSENNACAHCGIGFSELEPRLFSFNSPYGACPECNGLGIKIEIAEDLVVPDTSLSINQGAIVAWDNPVTTRTHRWKNSWSEYYYDILKQVCRQAKINMNIAWNQLPQAQRDLLLYGTGGAQYTSVISGNSQDFEGVITNLKRRHDESESDFVKEEVYNRFMREITCPVCEGKRLKQEALSVYIGGKNIAQIVAMQVSAAKEFFDCLQLNDKEKTIAKDVLKEIKARLDFLNSVGLSYLTLERKSQTLSGGEAQRIHLATQIGSGLTGVLYVLDEPTIGLHSRDNDRLIATLKDLRDLDNTLIIVEHDKDTILASDWVVELGPAAGEHGGEVVSQGPTAEFLKDSKSLTASYLNGTRCILPPETLRCGTGKYIEILGAQQFNLKNIDVKIPLGKMICVTGVSGSGKSTLVHQILYKSLAQKFYHAKEVAGKHKTIKGLENIDKVIIVDQSPIGKTPRSNPATYIGLFTHIRELFAEMPQAKRRGYKAGRFSFNVKGGRCEKCQGDGILKIQMQFLPDIYVRCEECNGKRFNEDTLQVTFKGKNIADVLEMSVSQALEFFDSIPKIKRYLQTLQDVGLGYIKLGQAATTLSGGEAQRVKLADELSRKGTGKTLYILDEPTTGLHFADIDKLLHVLHGLADKGNTVLIIEHNLDVIKTADWLIDLGPEGGDKGGMIVAEGTPYQVAQNPHSYTGQYLKTELNEVAAFRKANGLPPATGKTAKIKTKETETKKQKKKSSSQK
- a CDS encoding RDD family protein, translated to MHASIWKRFWAFVIDVLIFAILFWILAQLIDNFTLSLLMLVIIWLYYALLESSPQQASLGKQLLGLKVVDKRGQRLSFGKATKRLFSRLVTNFTFYFGFFSAAFDKQNQTLHDRLSKSLVVEKDTPFDPDHYVEEDEPVLTLVTVISVLLAVVFVSLLVWWVVLPQYQNFHEKVSLAPMSDNLK
- a CDS encoding prepilin-type N-terminal cleavage/methylation domain-containing protein gives rise to the protein MKKGFTLIELLVVVLIIGILSAVALPKYQKAVEKTRTSEAMTLLKNIQDAANVCCLEKGGCNPGEIMCGFDELAISLSGMDCGDNTICTGKNFEYICDEGGCANPYAWRINSEYEYHITFAGPFYHVENYRNKHLCSGDNTKGQELCMALGGKEIEVDGTRITFEI